In one window of Pseudobdellovibrionaceae bacterium DNA:
- a CDS encoding outer membrane beta-barrel domain-containing protein has translation MKNLNIKLTLLVLFFASTASAKDVNLLKDLDSLGGNKSLIERAKYYDTKNRTRIVQNRIVDRSLRFELGVSGALVTSASSYLDTQNLGANIDFHITPRWSMGVRYSKSYNQLNSEGIYRVEQAAARDLANDIYTAPAFDYRIDSTMVVLNWYPIYGKLNLFDVAVTQFDIYGLVGGGQMNLASGSTSALTVGAGVGMWMSQHISSRFEARYENYQESVYGTARPVHSGVLTATLGFLL, from the coding sequence ATGAAAAATCTAAACATTAAACTCACATTATTGGTTTTGTTTTTTGCCTCCACGGCTTCGGCCAAAGACGTGAATCTGTTAAAAGATTTGGACTCTTTGGGCGGCAACAAATCCCTCATTGAACGCGCTAAGTATTATGATACAAAAAACCGCACTCGTATCGTCCAAAACCGTATTGTAGACCGATCACTTCGGTTTGAGCTCGGTGTGTCTGGTGCCCTTGTCACCTCAGCCAGCAGTTACTTAGATACACAAAACCTTGGTGCCAATATTGATTTTCACATCACTCCCCGCTGGTCCATGGGTGTGCGCTATTCAAAAAGCTACAACCAGTTAAACTCTGAAGGCATATATCGCGTGGAACAGGCCGCCGCCAGAGATCTCGCTAACGACATTTATACGGCTCCGGCTTTTGATTATCGCATTGATAGCACCATGGTTGTTTTGAACTGGTATCCTATTTATGGAAAGTTGAATTTGTTTGATGTGGCCGTCACCCAATTTGATATTTACGGCCTCGTTGGTGGCGGGCAAATGAATTTGGCTTCAGGTTCCACTTCGGCCCTGACTGTAGGTGCGGGTGTGGGCATGTGGATGTCTCAACACATTTCTTCTCGGTTTGAAGCGCGGTATGAAAACTATCAAGAGTCCGTCTATGGCACAGCCCGTCCCGTTCATTCCGGTGTATTGACGGCCACGTTGGGGTTTTTGTTATGA
- a CDS encoding AgmX/PglI C-terminal domain-containing protein, with protein sequence MKNNRSTAKPTLLALQNLSGQTVRTYEMHTEQAALVYRLDSKRVELLADTTELDNNDVSYQLLSKISQKTLGAENSVPVAGVGYLRKVATVQTLSKDISLAPENNSRFKEILRYTALGHMTLLLIFLLFAYFSPSKKQTDEPQVVTIFKQRPEAPTVDLSPEKVVRTQRPIAKNKVTKKTTRRVIRTAKKSVSKNKKQNISSMGALDVLGQLTTGKAKGGINLGAANATSGVGRGGRQGSGGSQTSIYSKGLVATNVGPGSKAYGAGGYGTKGQGGGKSGYGRISLSGASSQYVQPLEEMASVYGGLDRDQVAEVIRRHQGQIVYCYEKGLQVKPSLKGRIDVKFVIGTQGYVSTARVSQTSVGSSTVENCIVQKLRSWKFPKPVGDVNVKVEYPFTFKRVSQG encoded by the coding sequence ATGAAAAACAACCGCTCAACGGCAAAACCGACGCTTTTAGCGCTACAAAATCTAAGTGGTCAAACCGTGCGCACTTATGAAATGCACACCGAACAAGCCGCTTTAGTTTACCGCCTGGACTCAAAAAGAGTGGAATTACTGGCCGACACCACAGAGCTAGATAACAACGATGTCAGCTATCAATTGCTTTCAAAGATTTCGCAAAAAACCCTAGGTGCCGAAAATTCCGTTCCTGTGGCTGGCGTGGGTTATCTAAGAAAAGTGGCCACCGTGCAAACGCTTTCAAAAGACATCTCTCTTGCTCCGGAGAATAACTCTCGCTTTAAAGAAATCTTACGTTACACAGCATTGGGCCATATGACTCTGTTGCTGATCTTTTTATTGTTTGCCTATTTTTCGCCCAGCAAAAAACAAACGGACGAACCGCAAGTGGTGACAATCTTCAAACAACGCCCTGAAGCACCTACAGTGGATCTAAGCCCTGAAAAAGTGGTTCGCACACAAAGACCTATTGCCAAAAATAAAGTGACAAAAAAGACAACACGGCGAGTGATTCGAACGGCCAAAAAATCGGTATCGAAAAACAAAAAACAAAATATTTCTAGCATGGGTGCCCTCGATGTTTTGGGGCAGCTCACCACCGGAAAAGCTAAGGGTGGCATCAATCTTGGCGCTGCCAACGCCACATCTGGCGTGGGCCGCGGTGGCCGTCAGGGCAGCGGCGGCAGTCAGACCAGTATCTATAGTAAGGGTCTTGTTGCCACCAATGTGGGACCAGGAAGTAAAGCCTACGGCGCTGGTGGTTACGGAACCAAAGGACAAGGCGGCGGAAAATCCGGCTATGGCCGAATCAGCCTTAGCGGCGCCTCCAGCCAATACGTACAGCCCCTTGAAGAAATGGCCTCTGTTTACGGAGGGCTAGATCGCGACCAAGTGGCTGAGGTCATTCGCCGCCACCAAGGACAAATCGTCTATTGTTATGAAAAGGGCCTACAAGTGAAGCCCAGCCTTAAGGGACGAATTGATGTCAAATTCGTAATCGGCACTCAAGGCTACGTGAGTACCGCAAGAGTGTCACAAACAAGTGTTGGTTCAAGCACTGTAGAAAACTGCATTGTTCAAAAGTTAAGATCTTGGAAGTTTCCAAAGCCGGTTGGCGACGTCAATGTGAAAGTGGAATACCCGTTCACATTTAAACGAGTGAGCCAGGGTTAA
- a CDS encoding biopolymer transporter ExbD codes for MALGRSYLNQQIQSSSSVSRSTLAGSQKSAKKTIAASLILTSLVDAFSILVIYLLVNTNSASEMPTPDRIQLPLASQSEIATSGLVVQIVDNHYVVDGERISQKQLLDKLINLKALDTTKEAPSVVIQADRKTGFSAINPVIMMAAQSGVEKLRFAVIQGERAL; via the coding sequence ATGGCATTAGGACGTAGTTATTTAAATCAACAAATTCAATCCTCTTCGTCAGTATCCCGTTCCACGTTGGCTGGCTCACAAAAATCTGCGAAAAAGACGATTGCCGCTTCCCTCATACTGACCTCCCTTGTTGACGCGTTTTCTATTCTCGTTATTTATTTGTTGGTAAACACCAACTCGGCATCCGAAATGCCCACTCCCGACAGAATCCAGCTCCCCCTTGCTTCTCAATCCGAAATAGCTACTTCTGGTTTGGTTGTGCAAATTGTAGACAATCATTACGTGGTCGATGGTGAGCGTATCAGCCAAAAACAACTTCTCGACAAATTAATCAATTTGAAAGCCCTAGACACTACAAAAGAAGCACCCAGCGTTGTCATTCAGGCAGATCGCAAAACTGGTTTCTCCGCTATTAACCCCGTCATTATGATGGCCGCCCAGTCGGGCGTAGAAAAACTGCGATTTGCGGTTATTCAGGGAGAGCGGGCGCTATGA
- a CDS encoding biopolymer transporter ExbD: MKINGRDLNFELNLLPVISLLAVLICMLLLTTVWVNIGTLDIAQAFGGQTQVERSLQPTLWIEIRESGRVSLRLKDVAKANQSLRQKNFRGVDGQPNWNSISQHIANVTRRITGLKTALILPSANTEYDSVIHLIDQLKATGITDVGIAPL; encoded by the coding sequence ATGAAAATCAACGGTCGCGATCTAAATTTTGAATTAAACCTACTCCCGGTGATTTCACTCCTAGCCGTCCTGATCTGTATGCTTCTTTTGACTACAGTATGGGTAAACATCGGGACTCTTGATATAGCTCAAGCTTTTGGTGGGCAAACACAGGTAGAACGTTCGCTCCAGCCCACACTTTGGATTGAAATTAGAGAAAGCGGCCGCGTCTCATTAAGATTAAAAGACGTGGCGAAGGCTAACCAAAGCCTTCGACAAAAGAACTTTCGCGGTGTTGATGGTCAGCCCAACTGGAATTCAATCAGCCAACACATTGCAAATGTCACTCGAAGAATCACCGGCCTTAAAACAGCACTGATCCTCCCTAGCGCCAACACAGAATACGACAGCGTCATTCACCTTATAGACCAACTTAAGGCCACAGGCATAACTGATGTAGGGATAGCCCCTCTTTAA
- a CDS encoding MotA/TolQ/ExbB proton channel family protein, whose protein sequence is MWLILAVQIVSIAIIAERIYALYIVRAPKQKKIANGLERDIKAGNIENTLRKIARIAPRHAIANVAQAGIEAAKNMGGRNEIQAKMDEVLAHENARLEKRTGFLAMLGNVGTLLGLLGTIVGLIKAFSGVVDQNPVEKAAMLSQGISMAMSTTAYGLIMAIPALIMFAVLQNRANELAEDLNQGSTKIYNWLSFNFDIIENKKTKAVKGK, encoded by the coding sequence ATGTGGTTAATACTCGCTGTGCAAATTGTGTCGATCGCAATCATAGCTGAGAGAATTTATGCTCTTTATATAGTAAGAGCTCCCAAACAAAAGAAAATTGCAAATGGATTAGAGCGCGACATTAAAGCCGGTAATATCGAAAATACTCTGCGCAAAATTGCTCGAATAGCCCCCCGTCACGCCATCGCCAATGTGGCTCAAGCCGGCATTGAAGCCGCTAAAAATATGGGCGGCCGAAACGAAATCCAAGCTAAAATGGATGAAGTACTGGCTCACGAAAATGCTCGCCTCGAAAAGCGTACTGGATTTCTCGCCATGCTTGGAAACGTGGGAACACTGCTCGGCCTATTAGGAACCATCGTCGGTCTTATTAAAGCCTTCTCTGGTGTGGTTGATCAAAACCCCGTAGAAAAAGCGGCCATGCTTAGCCAAGGTATTTCAATGGCCATGAGCACGACGGCCTACGGATTGATAATGGCTATACCTGCGCTGATTATGTTTGCCGTCCTCCAAAACCGCGCCAATGAACTGGCTGAAGATTTAAATCAAGGTTCTACAAAGATCTACAACTGGCTCAGCTTTAACTTTGACATTATCGAAAACAAAAAAACCAAGGCTGTAAAAGGTAAGTAA